aatattctaacaatattatattatttctcactccacccctattaacccacctacccctactccatacaaaaattaattaacaattcaacccctactctcccccaaccccacatcttaacccacctcccactaactacattaaaataatacaccactatcaactactacctattaaattaaataagtcaatttaagtcccttaaactctgtgccggtcaaaccgggtcgagtattccaggagagagggagtaatattttcatgagtaatatacttcgtattatgagTTATCATAAAAGTTTGTGAAATTTGAAGCGCGTGTCCCGTGCATTTTGATCTTGTATAATGATATTTTGAGGGGGATAGGAAAATGCATCAACTAATTTTGAACGGATGAAGTAACCTTTTACTGCGGTGCCAAGGGAAACATATCACAGCAATGCTTGTTTTATGAGCAGAAACACAAACACGATGGAACGGTTAATCAAAAGTCATAAAATTTACCACAAATATTGTACAATATACAATTTCCAaagcaaaataaaaagaaacCAACCAAAACAAAGAATAAAGAACCAAGTGCTACTGTAATTATTGAGATGATGTTCAATTGTTAACAAATTTAGATCTCTTTCAAATCTAGCCCTGTCAAAAAATTATTGAAAACTTCCTTTATTAGTAGTCTAGCCCTGTCAAACAAAAATCAACTATAAGTTGATGCTAACACTATAGTAAACCTTTTTCACTCGAAGAAAACCAAAGTATACTATCAACAGTATGGAAGTATGGACATCGATCACCTGTCTGTCATCCAAGCATAGAGCTAGCTCGCCTCCTCGGATCATTTTATTCCAGCAAGAACTCGTGAGTTCGATCAGGACTTGCCAGGAGGTCGAAAGACTTGCTTCCTAAAGAGTCTTTTAAGATTGTGATCTGACCTTCTTTAAGGAGTACATCCTCTTCAAGTGCATCAGTCTTCTTCTTCAGCATGTTTACTTCCGAGTTCAAAAGCATGTTCTTCTCAGTATAGTGCTTCACTTCTTCCCACATTATATCTCTCTCTTCTGTAACTTTTGGCAGTATCCCTCTAATGATACTCAATTCTTTTACGCTTTCCTGAAGGTCGTTCTGAAGTTCGTTCATTCTGTCATccttcttcatcatctacaaatgacagttttcagaatatcatagcagaaacaaaagaaaaaaacaagagAAAGCTTTGATTTGATTCTTCATATTTACTACCAAAAGACAAGTTTTCAGTTGTTATAATGAATAACTGTTGATCCATTCCTgctttcaaaatccaaattacTGGATATGAAGTCTCGAGAACAATGCTCAACCTTGCATGCTCAACATGGCACAATTTCCTTTTAGGAAAATTCCTTTTTAGTTGACACAATTCTATTATGGGAAAGTTTTTTATGGTGAATTGTCATATTTACCCTCACTTTTCTGGCGATTTAACTTTCTCTTTTACCTCTCTTTACATGCGTGCCAAAATCATTGTGTcgtgtaaataagaacggacgAAGTATATTATTAAGCAAAAAATATAGAAATAGAGCAAAAACTTCAAGTTTATGAATACATTATATGTTTACCTGGAGTTCAAGCTCCTTCATCTTGTGTGTAACACAGGAGAGAGAGTCAAGAGTATTTTGGACTTCACATCTAAGAATATCATTACTCCTTGCTGCAGTTGCCAATTCCCCTTGTAATTGTTCAACTTCTTGGTCTTTGGAATACAGTTTATCTCGCAATAAAGTTGTTAATAATTTTTCAGCTTTGAGCTCATATCTGCTCACATCCTGTGCAATATTTTAACAAACATCAATCCAGAAACTGAATCCTATGTTGCTGAAATCCTAATAACGACACTTTATTAAACGGAGTTAAGTTTAACCTGTGAATTCGGAAACCCATATCTGTCATCATCCACATTTTGTGACATAGATTCTGAAGCAACAAGGTCAGACTTTTCATGCAGAGTTGTGGAAATATTCTGCAAACCTCTCAACAGATTTTCAGTTCCTCGCCTGAAGCCCTGAACTTTCATGTCAGATTCAATGATAAAATGGACGTCTAAACAACTTTTGTTCCCTTCAATGCTGTCCTTCTTTCCTCCACTTTTGATGGATTCCAGTAACTTTGAAGAAAGATGGATGCTATCATTAAGCAATGATAAACCCTGTTTCTGCAAACAAAAAAGACGAGCTGACAGTTCTTCATCTAGTTTGAATGTTATTCCTTTCCCACCGGCTTTTAAACGTTCCAACAGTAGAACATTCTCATGCCTAAGAGAATCAACTTCCTGCTTGTAAGATTCAATCTCTCTTCTTAACACCTGCTCAACTCCTGTCAACCTTATTTGCTCCATCTGCAACTTCTGTACATGCTTTTCAGAATTCTCCATATGATGATGCCTTTTCTGGACTACCTCTGAAAGTTCCCCTCTCAATCCATCTATCGTCTTCTCTTGTTCACTGCAGGTTCTGAACAACCCAGCTACACATGAATGCAACTCCTTGCActcttcctctttctctctatAACTCCTTTCTGTCATCTTGTATATATCTTCTGTCATCTTGTATTTATCCTGTAATTCACCGTTTCTTTGTTGAAGAAGCCGGTTCTCCCCTATGGCAGAATCTAGCCTAGAAGTCAAATCCTTACATTCAGTTCCCAAATCAGTAAAAGAAGACAGCTCCCTTTGCAGGGACACATTCTGCTCTGCAAGCTCCCTCACTCGTTCCCTGAGTCTCTCCTCATCCGCCTTATATTTATCCACCTTTAAAGACCAATCACTAGACCTTCTGTCCAACTCCCTTTCTAGTACTGACTGTATATCATTCTTTTCTTCCTGCAACCTTTGTGTCCTTGAATCCAATTCTAACCTAGCAGACCTAAGTTGTTCTTTTAGAGAAATCCTGTCAGTAATCTGACTTTCAACAGCATTAGAAACCTCAAGGGTCAAGCTTATCTTCTCCTCAGTTAAGTTCCTAATTCTCTGAATCAATGCCGGCACATTGAACTCCACATCATGAAGGAACAACTCTTGCTCCAGTTCTTCAGAGAGAAACAAGACCCTGTCCTGTGCCTCCTTAAATTTAGATTTCAACTTTACATCCAACTCATCCTCGTTACCTGCATCATATTCATCATATATGCAGTCACTATCATGCTCAACAGAAGAATGGTTACCAACTCGGTCCAATGGATGCTCTATATGACAAGGGTTATTCAACTTTAAAGCTGCATCTCTATTCAAGGAACCACTGTAAACATCTTCAATTGTTATGGGTACTACATCAGGATCATCATAATCGTTTGGATTATCTCTCGAATAAATTCTAGGCTGACACAGCTTTTCGACTACATGCTTTGCCACATCCTGAGGAGATTCGTGTACAAATCCAGTTTCAACCCAATGCTCAGCTCCTACTTTAGCCCCTCTAAATGAATGAACTCTTGGCGGCTTTTTACCACTACCAGGTCTTGTATGATTTTTTGAAGATGCTTTGCTCATTGGACTTCCCCTTTGATGATGCTGTTCTCCATCAATGTAAAGGTCTAAAACATCATTTGACACTTCACTAGAGCTAAGTGAAGAATTTTGTGAGCAATCATGGGAGGAATGGATTTTATATTGAGCAGCAGCTGGTTTCTGCAATCTGTAATCACTATCATGAGTAACTGCAGAGAATCGCTTAGTCTTCACATGCCTATCCGGAGTAAGTGTTCGAAACCTAAATCAACCACCATAACCAACTCATCACTCATCAGTCACatgaaacaaaaacaaaaacaaaaatacatcAAGTAATACTCCTACTTcataacaaacaaaaacaaaaacaaaaataacagCTTAGGTCCTGTTTTCTGAGCTTTTTTTGGCTGAACTGAATGGAACTtaaatagaaaaaagaaaatttaCCGAGATGATTGATTATGCCGATGAGCTTCAACACTGTCACTACTACTAGAAGGAGAGCTGCTTTGGTCACTAAAACCAGATAAGTTTCTTTCTGTTGTGTTGCCAAGAAAGGCAGCTGAGGAGAATGAACGGCTCCTTCGAAGACCAAAGGGGGAGTCTACATGATGGTTTTTGGACGAATGTTTTTGAGTTTCAAAATGCGAACTTCTGGAAGTGTTGTCATCCTTATTCTTCCGTTGATTACTCGGTCCACCATGGGGTGAGTTTTCTGCGGAAACTGTCTGATCTGTGGAAAATCTGGAAAAGAAAAACTTCTTCATTGCTGGAAGATCCCACAAGAGCCTCTAAAGCTGTTTCTCTTTCAGAAGACAATAAATGTCAATTCAGTGTACCTGAAAAAAAAAGGACAACCATTAGAAATCTCAAGCTACACTAAGTACACTGAGAAAAAACTAACAGTTAGCAACTGAGTACAGACATGAGTGGAAATCTCAAGCTTTTTCGACTTTCAAGCATACAAATCAGCAAAAGCAATAAGTTCAATCAATTTGACTTTCTACCTAGAATAAGCAAAGGCAATAAGTTTAATCAATCTTGACTTTCGAGCATACAAATCAACAAAGGCAAATAAGTTCAAGCTATTGCAACTTTCAAGCACTCAAACAAGCACTCAAATCAGCAAACGCAATAAAGTTCAAGCTATTGGCAGCATCAAATACACAATACTGTATCTGGCAATTACAAGAATCTACCATGCAAAAGAAATAATACCAACATCCGATAACTGCAATTTCCATAACCATTCTTGTCTAAACTCAATGATACTAACAAAAACTAAGCTTTAAGCTTCATGATTTTACagggttttttttgtttgtattAAATTATACTgtgattttttaaaatatttctgACCAGTAAATTATGGAATAATATTACAGAAATTGAATGAATTTTTATAGACATTGTTGTCAGACACTGCCattataattattttcaatgcAATTATCTACAGTACTAAACAAAAATTACCAAGAATCAAGATCAAAATTAAGTACAGATTCATACTATTATATTAAAATTAACAGTACTTATCTGTAAAACCCAGTAACTGAAAAGACCAGTTCGCCCTTTAATTAAATCCCTAAATGCTCTCAAGAGTCTCAATCAAACATACTGCagtttaaaaaaaacaataatttgaaaattccgaAAAAAACATTTATTTACCAATTCAACAATTTTGGCATGAAACACGATGAACAATTGAACATACCCATTTCATTAGTTCATTAAAAAAACAGGGAAATGAGTAAATTCTGGAAATAATTTCTTTCTGAACCGACGATTACCCAGTTGAAATcaaaaaagtaaaaattaaaattacaaatatGAAATTCGTCAAGAATGTAAAAGAGAAGACATACCCAGATGAAATGAAATTAGAAGGTTAGGAAAGATTGCGGCGGTtactgaagaagaagaagaagcctTTTGGATATTCCTTGTGTTTAATGACGAAATGATGATTTGGTGAAGAGAGTGAGAagaaatgaggagagagaaaatactaAAAAGGCGGAAAAGCCCTTTTGGGGGTTATGGCTTTACGAGTTTACAACGGTCCGATTTCTTAATTTTGGGAAGAATCGCGGAGGGTGTTATTGTCTATTTcagtaaatttgaaattttcgagGGCCGCGTTTTGAAGCGGAGAAGACATTCTACAGGAGCGTTATACTCGTACGTTACGATCAAGTACACATTTTTCTTGCAAAATCTTTCACGCCCTATGTCTACAATAAATCTGCTCCAATAATGAATCACTAAATTTGAAGTACGTGGGATGTACGAGTTACTTATTACTCCCTTCATTCCGCTTCTATAAATTGAAATGTTTACCAatatatattatttctcacacttactactaatccacctacacccctactcctTACAAACAATCATTTAAAAAATCACatcccccactcaccactcctcaccccttacacatttcccactaactatattaaaaaacatactccactatcaactaacacccattgaattaataagtcaattcaattgTTTTAAattccgcaccg
This sequence is a window from Spinacia oleracea cultivar Varoflay chromosome 1, BTI_SOV_V1, whole genome shotgun sequence. Protein-coding genes within it:
- the LOC110789657 gene encoding uncharacterized protein produces the protein MKKFFFSRFSTDQTVSAENSPHGGPSNQRKNKDDNTSRSSHFETQKHSSKNHHVDSPFGLRRSRSFSSAAFLGNTTERNLSGFSDQSSSPSSSSDSVEAHRHNQSSRFRTLTPDRHVKTKRFSAVTHDSDYRLQKPAAAQYKIHSSHDCSQNSSLSSSEVSNDVLDLYIDGEQHHQRGSPMSKASSKNHTRPGSGKKPPRVHSFRGAKVGAEHWVETGFVHESPQDVAKHVVEKLCQPRIYSRDNPNDYDDPDVVPITIEDVYSGSLNRDAALKLNNPCHIEHPLDRVGNHSSVEHDSDCIYDEYDAGNEDELDVKLKSKFKEAQDRVLFLSEELEQELFLHDVEFNVPALIQRIRNLTEEKISLTLEVSNAVESQITDRISLKEQLRSARLELDSRTQRLQEEKNDIQSVLERELDRRSSDWSLKVDKYKADEERLRERVRELAEQNVSLQRELSSFTDLGTECKDLTSRLDSAIGENRLLQQRNGELQDKYKMTEDIYKMTERSYREKEEECKELHSCVAGLFRTCSEQEKTIDGLRGELSEVVQKRHHHMENSEKHVQKLQMEQIRLTGVEQVLRREIESYKQEVDSLRHENVLLLERLKAGGKGITFKLDEELSARLFCLQKQGLSLLNDSIHLSSKLLESIKSGGKKDSIEGNKSCLDVHFIIESDMKVQGFRRGTENLLRGLQNISTTLHEKSDLVASESMSQNVDDDRYGFPNSQDVSRYELKAEKLLTTLLRDKLYSKDQEVEQLQGELATAARSNDILRCEVQNTLDSLSCVTHKMKELELQMMKKDDRMNELQNDLQESVKELSIIRGILPKVTEERDIMWEEVKHYTEKNMLLNSEVNMLKKKTDALEEDVLLKEGQITILKDSLGSKSFDLLASPDRTHEFLLE